In Treponema denticola, one genomic interval encodes:
- a CDS encoding cation:proton antiporter: MNILDFIYNIVADLDLPTTILISFALILISGFFVTRFTKKIQLPKVSGYILAGIIIGPSGLHLIHRRFIINLDVISIIALSFIAFDMGRYFKRSNDKKEIRNIIFITLCESLLAGLLVTLSMLFVFKMELSFPFLLGAIATATAPASTIMTIKEYNGKGHFVDLLLRITAFDDVVCLFVFSIMVAVVNAQESNGFNIMSIIKPIGLNAAVLILGYFTALCMEFMITEKRSFDNRLILAVAFLFFISGVCSYYKVSPLLACMVCGAVYYNRTNDKKLFEQMNSFSPPVMSSFFIISGMNMDLSIIVTAGIIGVAYFVIRIIGKYIGAFASCKMLSIDKKITNNMGFALMPQAGVAIGLAFMGKMLLPEKEGLILFNIILASSVLYELLGPVTAKIALIRAGAIDPKQLKQKT; the protein is encoded by the coding sequence ATGAATATATTGGATTTTATTTATAATATAGTTGCAGACCTTGATTTACCCACTACAATCCTCATCTCGTTTGCATTGATACTGATAAGCGGTTTTTTTGTAACACGTTTTACAAAAAAGATACAGCTGCCTAAGGTTAGCGGTTATATTTTGGCCGGAATTATTATAGGCCCAAGCGGGCTGCATCTTATTCACCGGCGGTTTATTATAAATTTGGACGTTATTTCCATTATTGCGCTCAGTTTTATCGCTTTTGATATGGGGCGGTATTTTAAACGCAGCAACGATAAAAAAGAGATACGGAATATCATATTTATTACTCTGTGCGAATCGCTGCTTGCGGGTTTGCTGGTTACACTCTCCATGCTTTTCGTATTTAAAATGGAACTTTCTTTTCCTTTTTTGCTTGGTGCAATTGCAACAGCTACGGCTCCGGCAAGCACCATCATGACGATAAAAGAATACAACGGCAAAGGGCACTTTGTTGATTTATTGTTACGGATTACCGCTTTTGACGATGTCGTATGTCTTTTTGTATTCAGTATAATGGTTGCAGTGGTTAATGCGCAGGAAAGCAACGGTTTCAATATTATGAGTATTATAAAACCGATCGGACTAAATGCTGCGGTGCTGATTTTAGGCTATTTTACTGCTCTGTGTATGGAATTTATGATAACTGAAAAAAGAAGCTTTGATAATAGATTGATATTGGCAGTCGCATTTCTGTTTTTTATTTCGGGAGTGTGCTCGTATTATAAGGTGAGTCCGCTTCTTGCCTGTATGGTGTGCGGAGCCGTTTATTATAACCGTACAAACGATAAAAAATTATTTGAGCAAATGAACAGTTTTTCCCCGCCGGTTATGAGTAGTTTTTTTATTATTTCCGGTATGAATATGGATTTAAGTATCATTGTGACTGCAGGCATCATAGGCGTTGCTTATTTTGTCATCCGTATTATAGGAAAATATATCGGAGCCTTTGCATCATGTAAAATGTTATCAATCGATAAAAAGATTACAAACAATATGGGGTTTGCCTTAATGCCGCAAGCCGGTGTTGCGATAGGCCTCGCTTTTATGGGAAAAATGCTGTTACCTGAGAAAGAAGGTTTGATTTTATTTAATATCATACTGGCATCATCGGTATTATATGAACTCTTGGGACCGGTAACTGCAAAAATTGCCTTAATACGTGCCGGAGCAATCGATCCTAAACAACTTAAACAGAAGACATAA
- a CDS encoding ISAs1 family transposase, translating to MKSARKSILLKTADNVGMEIENIFDYFNDIKIISNYDGYFYSVNEALKILLLGLLCGRKNIREIHEWATADIIKDRLNKEFGIKKIPCYYWLTCLLKLINIDSLNECFMNMAEALIKEYGTEKPLTIAIDGKTIRSTDKMSSYESPLHIVSAQVAEFGITLAQKCVKGKTNEIPTVQSLIKTLNIKGHIIVADALNCQKETAKIIKEGKGDYLLSVKGNQPLLKADIEEYVQDEILRKQMDTACKSEKNRERVEKRTAFCTTNLGWMDNTDEWEGLSCIGAIHSEFKSKKGKSDEWHYYISSRKLTAQQLLDIARKEWVVETMHWLLDVHFREDFCRLLDKNLQQALNIGRKVALNLVSRYKQKNAPKSSLSHIMFKALMDISFIKKILQN from the coding sequence GTGAAAAGCGCACGGAAATCAATTTTACTAAAAACTGCCGATAATGTAGGTATGGAAATAGAAAATATATTTGATTACTTTAACGACATCAAAATAATAAGCAATTACGACGGATATTTTTACAGCGTAAATGAAGCTTTAAAAATATTACTACTTGGACTTCTTTGCGGCCGTAAAAACATTAGAGAAATACACGAATGGGCAACTGCCGACATTATAAAAGATAGGCTCAATAAAGAATTCGGCATAAAAAAGATACCTTGCTATTATTGGCTAACCTGTCTACTTAAATTGATAAACATAGACTCATTAAACGAATGTTTTATGAATATGGCTGAAGCTCTTATCAAAGAATACGGTACAGAAAAGCCTCTTACAATAGCGATAGACGGAAAAACTATCCGTTCAACAGATAAAATGAGCAGCTATGAAAGTCCGCTGCACATAGTCTCTGCACAAGTTGCAGAATTTGGTATAACATTGGCACAAAAGTGTGTTAAAGGAAAGACAAATGAGATACCTACGGTTCAATCTCTTATAAAAACTCTTAATATAAAAGGGCATATAATCGTTGCAGATGCCTTAAATTGTCAAAAAGAAACGGCAAAAATCATAAAAGAAGGAAAAGGGGACTATTTATTGTCGGTAAAAGGGAACCAGCCTTTATTAAAAGCGGATATTGAAGAATATGTTCAAGATGAAATTCTAAGAAAACAAATGGACACGGCTTGTAAAAGTGAAAAAAATCGTGAAAGAGTTGAAAAGCGAACAGCCTTCTGCACAACTAATTTAGGTTGGATGGATAATACGGATGAATGGGAGGGGTTAAGCTGTATTGGAGCTATTCATTCAGAGTTTAAGAGTAAGAAAGGAAAGAGTGATGAATGGCATTATTATATTTCGAGCAGAAAACTTACAGCTCAACAGCTATTGGATATAGCAAGAAAAGAATGGGTTGTAGAAACCATGCATTGGTTATTAGATGTTCATTTTAGAGAAGACTTTTGTCGGCTTTTAGATAAAAATCTACAACAAGCCTTGAACATAGGACGGAAAGTGGCGTTAAATTTGGTCTCGCGATACAAACAAAAAAATGCACCTAAATCTTCTTTGTCACACATTATGTTTAAAGCTCTCATGGATATATCTTTTATCAAAAAAATATTACAAAATTGA
- a CDS encoding PUR family DNA/RNA-binding protein: protein MGIRGELFTTQVSAENRTYFFNVKENTKGDVFLQVVESKVSEGLGFDRHAVVVFEDEMRPFLQGLDKCIEFIEKNRKEKAKTKAKKVSDAKKAAEKSDKPVKPRASKRQSTEKKDGEKSRVKKVIKKKSR from the coding sequence ATGGGAATTAGAGGTGAACTTTTTACAACTCAGGTTTCGGCAGAAAACCGGACTTATTTTTTTAATGTTAAAGAAAATACAAAGGGCGATGTTTTTTTACAGGTTGTCGAAAGCAAGGTTTCTGAGGGGCTTGGCTTTGACCGCCATGCCGTTGTCGTATTTGAAGATGAGATGAGACCTTTTTTGCAGGGCTTGGATAAATGTATAGAATTTATCGAAAAAAACAGAAAAGAAAAAGCAAAGACTAAGGCTAAGAAGGTTAGTGATGCAAAAAAGGCTGCCGAAAAAAGCGATAAGCCTGTAAAACCTCGTGCTTCAAAGAGGCAAAGTACTGAAAAGAAGGACGGGGAAAAATCGAGAGTAAAAAAAGTAATAAAAAAGAAGAGCCGCTGA
- a CDS encoding phosphoglucomutase: MKDTNNSISINAELSKMILSASGWRKVFADSGKEEDESPDIKYEDSILVCHAALAFAEFLKTNFPKIKTIVIGRDSRPTGVAIKEVFIKTLVSTSYDLKVVGCTAAPEIMAYSRSIGAAFAYISASHNPIGHNGLKFGLDSGGVLDGDQAKILINMFKERLKADDAEDEALKFLNDYNLKKLQDIRMQTVYIKKEALDSYYNYSKAVITNSADPKTQNNFFDKIKKAVIAAKKEGHPLSIVADFNGSARAASIDRQFFTDSEIALIGINEVPGNIVHGILPEGANLDFCAKKIEHLHLDPDASPLDKNCFLGYMPDCDGDRGNIIYWNEVLNKAVPLEAQEVFALSVIAETAYSFYCKRGNKKPAIVVNGPTSLRIEEAAACFGAEVFRAEVGEANVVNLAAELREKNYDVRILGEGSNGGNITHPAKVRDPINTIFAILKLLLIKTEFIKKGLFHIWCEKSKQMDKYKPDFTLTDILKTLPQYTTTPTGEKRAILKIRTEDHSVLKGSYQKIFEEEWAKKKDELKSRFGIVRYRSFSNNGTKQSEDLKDFSVSGRGGLKIQFYNSKDEPIAFIWMRGSGTEPIFRVMADIRGLSLEDEKYLVEWQGEMVRRADLGA, from the coding sequence TTGAAAGACACAAACAACAGCATAAGTATAAATGCTGAATTATCCAAAATGATATTATCCGCCTCAGGATGGAGAAAGGTTTTTGCCGACTCAGGCAAAGAGGAAGACGAAAGCCCCGACATAAAATATGAAGATTCAATACTGGTATGTCATGCGGCTTTGGCCTTTGCCGAATTTTTAAAGACAAATTTTCCTAAAATAAAGACGATAGTAATCGGCAGGGACAGCCGGCCTACAGGCGTTGCTATCAAAGAAGTCTTTATAAAAACTCTTGTTTCAACTTCTTATGATTTAAAGGTTGTAGGCTGTACGGCTGCTCCCGAAATCATGGCTTATTCAAGATCGATAGGTGCAGCCTTTGCTTATATTTCCGCCAGTCATAACCCGATAGGGCACAACGGCCTTAAATTCGGCTTGGACTCAGGCGGCGTCCTTGACGGAGATCAAGCGAAAATTTTAATCAACATGTTTAAAGAAAGGCTCAAAGCCGATGATGCCGAAGATGAAGCTTTAAAATTCCTGAATGATTATAATTTAAAAAAATTACAAGATATAAGAATGCAGACAGTCTATATAAAAAAAGAAGCATTGGACTCTTATTATAATTATTCTAAGGCTGTAATTACAAATTCGGCTGACCCTAAAACACAAAATAACTTTTTTGATAAAATAAAAAAAGCGGTTATTGCTGCAAAAAAAGAAGGTCATCCTCTTTCTATAGTTGCCGATTTTAACGGAAGTGCAAGAGCTGCCTCCATTGATAGGCAGTTTTTTACGGACAGTGAAATAGCCTTAATCGGTATAAACGAAGTACCCGGAAATATCGTACACGGGATATTACCTGAAGGAGCTAATTTAGATTTTTGTGCAAAAAAGATAGAACATCTTCACTTGGATCCGGATGCAAGCCCGTTGGATAAAAACTGCTTTTTAGGTTATATGCCCGATTGTGATGGAGACCGCGGAAATATTATCTATTGGAATGAGGTGCTTAATAAGGCTGTTCCTCTTGAAGCTCAAGAAGTATTTGCTCTTTCGGTGATTGCAGAAACGGCTTATTCTTTCTATTGTAAAAGAGGTAATAAAAAGCCCGCTATTGTTGTAAACGGGCCTACATCCTTGCGGATTGAAGAAGCGGCAGCCTGTTTTGGTGCTGAAGTTTTTAGGGCTGAAGTAGGCGAAGCCAATGTGGTTAATCTAGCCGCCGAATTGCGGGAAAAAAATTATGATGTCCGAATTTTAGGAGAGGGGTCGAACGGAGGAAACATTACTCACCCTGCAAAGGTAAGGGATCCGATAAATACCATTTTTGCAATTTTAAAACTCCTTTTAATAAAAACGGAATTTATAAAAAAAGGGCTTTTCCATATTTGGTGCGAAAAGTCAAAACAAATGGATAAATATAAACCCGATTTTACCTTGACCGATATTTTAAAAACTCTTCCTCAATATACAACAACTCCCACCGGAGAAAAAAGAGCTATTTTAAAAATCCGTACTGAGGATCATTCCGTTCTAAAGGGCAGTTATCAAAAGATATTTGAAGAAGAATGGGCTAAAAAGAAAGATGAACTTAAAAGCAGGTTCGGTATTGTAAGGTACCGCAGTTTTTCAAATAACGGAACAAAGCAAAGCGAAGATCTTAAAGACTTTTCCGTTTCGGGAAGGGGCGGCCTTAAGATTCAATTTTATAATTCAAAAGATGAGCCTATAGCATTTATCTGGATGCGCGGTTCGGGAACGGAGCCCATATTTAGAGTAATGGCCGATATAAGAGGTCTGTCGCTTGAAGATGAAAAATACTTGGTTGAATGGCAGGGTGAAATGGTAAGGCGTGCCGATTTAGGCGCATAG
- a CDS encoding segregation and condensation protein A — MSTQALSQIDTQEVSYSNTEFKVHNFEGPLDLLLFLINKNEVNIYDIPIAEITEQYLEYLDYAIEPDLDNLVDFYSMAANLIYIKSRMLLPVEVSVDDEDIEDPRSELVDKLIEYQKYKKLSELMEEKESEAEWFFERKKIQHALPFGEEELWERVDTWDLLKTFSQLMSNYKAEHILDLYEEVSVNEKITLMNEFLEKKGECMFTDLIVRKGNLMDVVCAFMAILEAVKFKMASIWQNRMFGDIKIRPWEQDNGSEL, encoded by the coding sequence ATGAGTACACAAGCTTTAAGTCAGATTGATACGCAGGAAGTAAGTTATTCCAATACGGAATTTAAGGTGCATAACTTTGAAGGCCCCTTAGACCTTCTTCTTTTTTTGATAAATAAAAACGAGGTAAATATCTACGATATTCCGATTGCAGAAATAACCGAGCAATATCTGGAATACCTTGATTATGCAATTGAACCCGATTTGGATAACCTTGTCGATTTTTATTCGATGGCCGCTAATTTAATTTATATAAAAAGCAGAATGCTTTTGCCGGTTGAAGTTTCGGTTGATGATGAAGACATCGAAGACCCGCGTTCCGAGCTGGTCGATAAGCTCATTGAATATCAAAAGTATAAAAAACTTTCCGAGTTGATGGAAGAAAAAGAAAGCGAAGCGGAATGGTTTTTTGAAAGAAAAAAAATTCAGCACGCCCTGCCTTTTGGAGAAGAAGAACTTTGGGAGCGGGTAGATACTTGGGATCTTTTAAAAACCTTTTCTCAGCTAATGTCCAATTATAAGGCCGAACACATCTTAGACCTTTATGAAGAAGTTTCGGTAAACGAGAAGATTACCCTTATGAACGAATTTTTGGAAAAGAAGGGTGAGTGTATGTTTACCGACTTGATTGTGCGCAAAGGGAATTTAATGGATGTGGTCTGTGCCTTTATGGCAATTTTAGAAGCCGTTAAATTTAAGATGGCAAGCATCTGGCAAAACAGAATGTTCGGCGATATAAAAATACGCCCATGGGAGCAAGATAATGGTTCAGAATTATAA
- the tyrS gene encoding tyrosine--tRNA ligase: MNKALKILQERGFIQQCTDLQALSDRMDKGQIAFYTGIDPTGSSLHIGHMVPIFALKHLCSEGHKGAVLVGGGTSRIGDPSGKTEMRKMLSYDELDKNAASIQKQIEKFLAEDIKNVRFVNNKDWLADLNYIDFLRDIGSHFSVNKMLSFEAYKKRMETGLSFLEFNYQLLQSYDFLMLNQNYNVELQIGGDDQWGNMVAGSDLIRRKGGGEVFALTFSLVTRADGQKMGKSEKGALFLDPALLSPYDFFQYWRNTADADAEKFMLLFTFLPIEEIKSVCAGDINKAKERLAFEVTALIHGKEEAEKALEGARAAFSGGGNKDAMPTANLSLSKLNEGIGVLDLFAEAGLASTKSDARRLIEQGGAFINEEKISDIKALIGKEKLDKDNEMILRAGKKRFMRIIFS, from the coding sequence ATGAACAAAGCATTAAAAATATTACAGGAGAGGGGCTTTATCCAGCAATGTACCGATTTGCAAGCCCTTTCCGATAGAATGGACAAGGGGCAAATCGCCTTTTACACAGGTATCGACCCGACAGGGTCAAGTTTACACATAGGGCACATGGTTCCGATTTTTGCCTTAAAGCATTTATGCAGCGAGGGGCACAAGGGAGCCGTTTTAGTCGGCGGAGGCACTTCGCGAATAGGAGACCCGTCGGGAAAAACAGAAATGCGTAAGATGCTTTCTTACGATGAACTCGATAAAAATGCGGCCTCAATTCAAAAACAGATTGAAAAATTTTTAGCGGAAGATATTAAGAATGTACGCTTTGTCAATAACAAGGATTGGCTTGCAGATTTAAACTACATCGATTTTTTACGCGATATAGGTTCTCACTTTTCGGTCAACAAAATGCTCAGCTTTGAAGCCTACAAAAAAAGAATGGAAACGGGGCTTTCCTTTTTGGAATTCAATTATCAGCTTTTGCAAAGCTATGACTTTTTAATGCTCAATCAAAACTACAATGTCGAACTCCAAATAGGCGGTGATGACCAGTGGGGAAACATGGTTGCAGGAAGCGACCTTATCCGCAGAAAGGGAGGCGGCGAAGTTTTTGCCCTCACCTTCTCTCTGGTTACAAGAGCCGACGGCCAAAAAATGGGAAAGAGCGAAAAAGGAGCTCTGTTCTTGGATCCTGCCCTTCTTTCTCCCTACGATTTTTTCCAATATTGGAGAAACACAGCCGATGCCGATGCCGAAAAGTTTATGCTGCTTTTTACATTCCTTCCTATAGAAGAAATAAAATCGGTTTGTGCAGGGGACATAAACAAGGCTAAAGAAAGATTAGCCTTTGAAGTTACAGCCCTCATTCACGGAAAAGAAGAAGCGGAAAAAGCCTTGGAAGGAGCAAGGGCGGCTTTTTCGGGCGGAGGAAATAAGGATGCTATGCCCACGGCGAATTTGAGTCTTTCAAAATTAAATGAGGGTATCGGAGTTCTTGACCTCTTTGCCGAAGCAGGACTTGCCTCCACCAAAAGCGATGCCCGCCGTCTTATCGAGCAGGGAGGAGCCTTTATAAACGAAGAAAAAATTTCGGACATCAAGGCTCTAATCGGAAAAGAAAAACTTGACAAGGACAACGAGATGATTTTGCGTGCCGGTAAAAAACGCTTTATGAGAATAATTTTCAGCTAA
- the scpB gene encoding SMC-Scp complex subunit ScpB, which produces MVQNYNLEKEISLVEAILYLEGDPLTDEALCKISGLSPEIVSDAIKALQESYASPQSGIELAKMMGGWVIMPKKDLWEHLKDRYGKKNEGRLSRAAMETLSIIAYSQPVTRAEIEAIRGVSADNMIRLLIEKDLIKEVGKKDVPGKPAMFGTTKEFLKIFRLNSIADLPKLDETERERFELAR; this is translated from the coding sequence ATGGTTCAGAATTATAATTTGGAAAAAGAAATCTCCTTGGTTGAAGCTATCCTCTATTTGGAAGGCGACCCTTTAACCGATGAAGCTCTTTGTAAAATTTCAGGGCTTTCGCCGGAAATCGTGAGCGATGCCATCAAGGCCTTGCAGGAATCCTATGCTTCTCCCCAAAGCGGAATTGAACTTGCTAAAATGATGGGCGGCTGGGTGATAATGCCGAAAAAAGATTTGTGGGAACATTTAAAAGACCGCTATGGCAAAAAAAATGAAGGCCGGCTTTCCCGTGCCGCAATGGAAACCCTTTCTATAATTGCTTATTCCCAGCCGGTAACAAGGGCCGAGATTGAAGCTATCCGTGGCGTTTCCGCCGACAATATGATTCGCCTCCTTATTGAAAAGGACCTTATAAAAGAAGTCGGCAAAAAAGATGTCCCAGGGAAGCCTGCAATGTTCGGTACCACAAAGGAATTTTTAAAAATCTTCAGACTTAACAGTATTGCCGACCTGCCTAAACTCGATGAAACCGAAAGAGAAAGGTTTGAGCTTGCTCGATAA
- a CDS encoding MgtC/SapB family protein produces MDAGALTDKIIIIRLLLSFLAGCCIGMERSGKRQVAGLRTHILICVGACGIMLISIWLPQMSGKGDTARIAAQVVSGMGFLGAGAILKIGANVKGLTTAASIWVIAGIGLAIGSGLYTAGIVMTVISLVTLSLINRLELKIFPVRQNKFLEIYFHGNKPPMAEIINVLSDYSASIVSTNVRSSKSSKGYSKVVLFINVPKKLDISKMTEDFQKIEEVDTIVMREKIT; encoded by the coding sequence ATGGATGCCGGAGCTTTAACAGACAAGATAATTATTATTCGTTTACTTTTAAGCTTTTTAGCCGGTTGTTGTATAGGTATGGAGCGTTCCGGTAAAAGACAGGTAGCAGGCTTACGCACTCATATCTTAATTTGTGTGGGTGCATGCGGGATAATGCTGATATCCATCTGGCTTCCTCAAATGAGCGGTAAGGGCGATACGGCCAGAATCGCCGCTCAGGTTGTTTCGGGTATGGGTTTTTTAGGTGCCGGAGCGATTTTGAAGATAGGGGCCAACGTAAAAGGACTCACAACAGCGGCTTCAATATGGGTAATTGCAGGAATAGGCTTGGCTATAGGAAGCGGGCTGTATACGGCCGGAATAGTGATGACCGTTATTTCTTTAGTAACTCTTTCACTTATCAATAGGCTTGAACTTAAAATTTTCCCTGTAAGACAAAATAAATTCTTAGAAATATATTTTCACGGAAATAAACCTCCAATGGCGGAGATAATAAATGTTTTATCGGACTATTCTGCATCCATTGTATCTACAAATGTCCGTTCGTCAAAATCGTCCAAGGGGTATTCTAAGGTCGTTCTTTTTATAAATGTTCCTAAGAAGCTGGATATTTCCAAGATGACCGAAGACTTTCAAAAAATAGAAGAAGTAGATACAATAGTAATGCGAGAAAAAATAACCTAA
- a CDS encoding NADH:flavin oxidoreductase has translation MSLLFSSFKIKNIELNTKLVMPPMASEKADAGGIVSQALCDYYDEKTKGFYVGLVIIEHSYVSPEGKASTGQLSISDDSTIEGFKKLASVLHKNGSKVIAQISHAGAAAHHEITGYDVLSSSSVMIPRKSSNYELPRAMTQEDINKVINDFVQAARRAKEAGLDGVEIHSAHGYLLNQFFSPIMNKRTDKYNGSSIEGRTRLHIEIIEAIRKITGPDFLIAVRLGACDYISGGSSLEDSVKACLLFKKAGVDLLDISGGFCGYTNPELEEEGWFSRITQAVKEKVGVPVILTGGIVSPEAAEKILQEGKTDLIGVGRALLNDSGWPKKAKQKLEG, from the coding sequence ATGTCTTTATTGTTTTCTAGTTTTAAAATTAAAAATATAGAGCTTAACACAAAATTGGTAATGCCTCCTATGGCTTCCGAAAAGGCCGATGCCGGCGGAATTGTGAGCCAAGCCCTTTGCGATTATTATGATGAAAAAACTAAAGGCTTTTATGTGGGGCTTGTAATAATAGAACACTCTTATGTCAGCCCCGAGGGAAAGGCCAGTACAGGACAGCTTTCTATCTCGGATGATTCTACAATAGAAGGTTTTAAAAAACTGGCTTCCGTTCTGCATAAAAACGGATCAAAAGTTATTGCCCAGATCTCTCATGCCGGAGCGGCAGCTCATCACGAGATAACCGGGTATGACGTGTTAAGTTCAAGTTCAGTTATGATTCCGCGTAAAAGCTCGAATTATGAGCTGCCTCGTGCGATGACGCAGGAAGATATAAATAAGGTTATAAACGATTTTGTTCAGGCTGCAAGGCGTGCGAAGGAAGCCGGCCTTGACGGTGTGGAAATACATTCTGCCCACGGCTATCTATTGAATCAGTTTTTTTCACCTATTATGAATAAACGAACAGACAAATACAATGGATCTTCCATCGAAGGCAGAACAAGACTTCATATAGAAATTATAGAGGCCATTCGTAAAATAACCGGCCCCGATTTTTTAATTGCCGTCCGTTTGGGGGCTTGTGATTATATTTCCGGAGGAAGTTCTCTCGAAGATTCCGTAAAAGCCTGCCTTCTTTTTAAAAAAGCCGGAGTTGACTTACTTGATATTTCGGGAGGCTTTTGCGGATATACCAATCCCGAACTTGAAGAAGAAGGATGGTTCAGCCGTATAACTCAGGCCGTAAAAGAAAAAGTAGGTGTACCCGTAATTCTCACCGGAGGAATTGTAAGCCCCGAAGCTGCCGAAAAAATTTTACAGGAAGGAAAAACCGATCTAATCGGTGTAGGACGGGCTCTTCTAAATGATTCCGGCTGGCCTAAAAAGGCAAAACAAAAATTGGAAGGCTAA
- the recA gene encoding recombinase RecA: MAKAKNEVPAVANPDDKLKALEAARLQIEKQFGQGSLMKLGNNSAIGNIEIIPSGSILLDEALGIGGYPRGRIIEIFGPESSGKTTIALHAVAEAQKQGGIAAFIDAEHALDPQYAKALGVNIDELWVSQPDTGEQALEIAESLVRSGAVDIIVIDSVAALTPQAEIAGEMGDSHMGLQARLMSQALRKLTAIIGKSNCMIIFINQIRMKIGVMFGSPETTTGGNALKFYASVRLDVRKIETLGKDEDEAWGNKIRVKVVKNKVAPPFRKVEMEILFGKGVCPYGSLLDSAVKQEIIGKSGSWYSYGDDKIGQGRPNAVKFLEENIDIAQKIEKELREKLFPGRPYVSSFVEKTKEQKEAQEKAVEALKKEDGSKDAASKAKKEEADDAAEEKSAASKTKKTETVGLPADDSLF; encoded by the coding sequence GTGGCAAAAGCAAAAAATGAAGTACCGGCAGTTGCAAACCCGGATGATAAGTTAAAGGCTCTGGAGGCTGCCCGTCTTCAAATCGAAAAACAATTCGGGCAAGGCTCCTTGATGAAGTTAGGTAATAATTCCGCTATCGGAAATATAGAAATTATTCCTTCAGGCAGTATTCTTTTAGATGAAGCCCTTGGAATCGGCGGTTATCCCCGCGGCAGAATTATCGAAATATTCGGCCCCGAATCTTCGGGTAAGACTACGATAGCTCTTCATGCCGTCGCCGAGGCACAAAAGCAGGGAGGCATAGCCGCCTTTATCGATGCCGAACATGCCTTGGATCCCCAATATGCAAAAGCCTTGGGAGTAAACATTGATGAGCTTTGGGTTTCACAACCCGATACCGGAGAACAGGCCCTTGAAATAGCAGAAAGCCTTGTACGCTCCGGAGCAGTGGACATAATAGTAATTGACTCGGTCGCAGCCCTAACGCCTCAGGCAGAAATTGCCGGAGAAATGGGAGACTCTCATATGGGTTTACAGGCCCGCTTGATGAGCCAAGCCTTGAGAAAACTTACTGCTATTATAGGCAAGTCCAACTGTATGATAATCTTTATCAACCAAATCCGAATGAAGATAGGCGTTATGTTCGGAAGCCCCGAAACAACCACGGGAGGAAATGCCCTTAAATTTTATGCCTCCGTCCGGCTGGATGTACGGAAAATTGAAACTCTCGGCAAGGACGAGGATGAAGCATGGGGAAATAAGATTCGTGTAAAGGTTGTAAAAAACAAGGTTGCTCCTCCCTTTAGAAAGGTAGAAATGGAAATCCTTTTCGGAAAAGGGGTTTGTCCCTATGGAAGCCTCTTGGATTCTGCCGTAAAACAAGAGATAATAGGCAAAAGCGGCTCATGGTATTCTTACGGGGACGATAAAATCGGGCAAGGCAGGCCCAATGCCGTAAAATTCTTAGAAGAAAACATCGACATAGCTCAAAAGATTGAAAAAGAATTGAGAGAAAAACTTTTCCCGGGCAGACCTTATGTTTCAAGTTTTGTAGAAAAAACAAAAGAACAAAAAGAAGCTCAAGAAAAGGCCGTAGAAGCTCTTAAAAAAGAAGACGGTTCAAAGGACGCAGCTTCTAAAGCTAAAAAAGAAGAAGCGGATGATGCTGCCGAAGAAAAATCTGCTGCTTCAAAGACAAAAAAAACTGAAACTGTAGGCCTTCCGGCTGACGACAGCCTTTTTTAA